One region of Limnospira fusiformis SAG 85.79 genomic DNA includes:
- a CDS encoding GtrA family protein, protein MKPIYILGAGPAGLAAAYTLTSQGIPVVVVERDKRVGGLAKSIEYEGFILDFGPHRFFTKLSPVVKLWNQVLGKDQVTVNRLTRIYYGGKYFSYPLQAKQVLSALGLLETVKILSSYVKVRLFPKPQPDNFSEWVIGKFGRRLFEIFFESYTEKLWGIPCTEISADWAAQRIKGLSLYKAVVNALLGNDGKVKTLIDQFQFPRLGSGQLYDKIADYLNQHQQPLLLNTEVIEVHHNDGEATHVTVRNRETKEVQTFPCGGVISSIPLTLLVEELKTAPPQPVIESARSLKFRNTILVYLIIDDGHLFPDNWLYINDPRVKLGRVTNFANWSPEMLPNNHQTPLCCEYWCNFDDQLWNCPEEDLRRMAQADLMKIGLLQKQQVSGGFVVRLPRTYPIYAGNYKASLATIEEYFKGFQNLQLVGRYGAFKYNNQDHSLLMGILAAENVMTPGKHNLWNVNSDSEYVEEAEADTPTTVAAVSRKSRRRQAIATLRQFGGYLLTGGSATVVDVLVFSLLTQAGVWYVYALGISYFLGLSTNFWLSRRFVFGIYWRNWLMQYGVFATVALNSLLANLGLLQLLINELGWSPTPARLVSAACVALISFTGHKLYSFSSGDRVSSWES, encoded by the coding sequence ATGAAACCGATTTACATTTTAGGTGCAGGTCCAGCGGGGTTAGCTGCGGCTTATACTCTCACCAGTCAGGGAATTCCTGTAGTAGTAGTAGAAAGAGATAAGCGGGTGGGGGGACTAGCGAAAAGTATCGAGTATGAAGGGTTTATTCTCGATTTCGGACCCCATCGATTTTTCACCAAATTATCGCCTGTGGTGAAACTATGGAATCAAGTATTAGGAAAAGACCAGGTAACAGTTAATCGACTTACCCGCATTTATTACGGGGGAAAATACTTTAGTTATCCTCTCCAAGCCAAACAGGTGCTTTCCGCGTTGGGGTTATTAGAGACAGTTAAAATACTTTCGTCTTATGTGAAAGTGCGTTTATTTCCTAAACCCCAGCCCGATAATTTTTCCGAGTGGGTGATTGGTAAATTTGGGAGACGGCTGTTTGAGATTTTCTTTGAAAGTTACACCGAGAAACTTTGGGGAATTCCTTGTACAGAAATTAGCGCCGACTGGGCGGCACAAAGAATTAAGGGTTTGTCCTTATATAAAGCGGTGGTTAATGCCTTATTGGGAAATGATGGTAAAGTCAAAACCTTGATTGACCAATTCCAATTTCCTCGGTTGGGTTCTGGTCAACTTTATGATAAAATAGCTGATTATTTAAATCAGCATCAGCAGCCTTTATTACTGAATACCGAAGTGATTGAGGTACATCATAATGATGGTGAGGCTACCCATGTGACTGTCCGCAACCGTGAGACTAAAGAAGTGCAAACTTTTCCCTGTGGGGGGGTGATTTCTTCTATTCCGTTAACTTTATTGGTGGAAGAGTTGAAAACAGCACCGCCTCAGCCAGTGATAGAATCAGCGCGATCGCTTAAATTTCGGAATACCATTTTAGTCTATTTAATTATTGATGATGGTCATTTATTCCCCGATAACTGGCTATATATTAATGACCCCAGGGTGAAATTAGGAAGGGTGACAAATTTTGCCAATTGGTCGCCGGAAATGTTACCCAATAATCATCAAACTCCCCTCTGTTGTGAGTATTGGTGCAATTTTGATGATCAGTTATGGAATTGTCCAGAGGAGGACCTGCGACGCATGGCGCAAGCCGACCTGATGAAAATTGGATTACTCCAAAAGCAGCAGGTTTCTGGGGGGTTTGTTGTGCGTTTACCTCGGACTTATCCGATATATGCCGGAAATTATAAAGCCTCTTTAGCAACCATTGAGGAGTATTTTAAAGGCTTCCAGAATTTGCAGTTGGTCGGTCGATATGGTGCATTTAAGTATAATAATCAAGACCATAGCCTCTTGATGGGAATTTTGGCGGCGGAAAATGTCATGACCCCCGGAAAACATAACCTCTGGAATGTCAATAGTGATAGTGAATATGTCGAGGAAGCCGAAGCCGACACCCCCACCACAGTGGCGGCGGTTTCCCGAAAATCTCGCCGTCGTCAGGCGATCGCTACTTTGCGACAGTTTGGCGGTTATTTACTCACCGGGGGAAGTGCGACAGTTGTAGATGTTTTGGTGTTTTCTCTTCTTACCCAGGCGGGAGTTTGGTATGTTTACGCCTTGGGAATTAGTTACTTTTTGGGATTAAGTACCAATTTCTGGTTAAGTCGTCGGTTTGTGTTTGGTATTTACTGGCGTAATTGGTTGATGCAATATGGGGTGTTTGCGACAGTCGCCTTAAATAGCTTATTGGCGAATTTGGGGTTATTACAATTGTTGATTAATGAATTGGGATGGTCTCCTACCCCTGCTAGACTCGTAAGCGCCGCCTGTGTAGCCTTAATTAGCTTTACCGGACATAAGCTATATTCCTTTTCGTCTGGCGATCGCGTTTCCAGTTGGGAGTCTTAG
- the ylqF gene encoding ribosome biogenesis GTPase YlqF yields the protein MTIQWYPGHIAKAERTLTEQLKRVDVVLEVRDARIPLATHHPKVSQWVSQKPRLLIINRQDMIPPHIQQQWQQWFEEHQEIPYFTNAQQGDGVDAVVRATKQAGEQLNQKRQQRGMLPRPVRAVVIGFPNVGKSALINRLLGRRVVESARRAGVTRKLQWVRISKQIELLDAPGVIPSRIENQQDALKLAICEDIGEAGYDNQRVAAGMVDLFQDLQIHHKLTDRYSLAIASENGESYLQALADQRFQGDLERTARQLLNDFRKGLLGAIALEIPPS from the coding sequence ATGACAATTCAATGGTATCCCGGTCATATTGCTAAAGCTGAACGCACCCTCACAGAACAACTTAAACGAGTTGATGTTGTCCTGGAAGTTCGCGATGCTCGTATTCCCTTGGCTACTCACCATCCTAAAGTATCTCAATGGGTATCCCAAAAGCCACGATTATTGATTATTAATCGCCAAGATATGATTCCTCCCCATATACAACAACAATGGCAACAGTGGTTTGAGGAACACCAGGAAATCCCCTATTTTACCAATGCTCAACAGGGAGATGGGGTCGATGCAGTAGTACGCGCTACTAAACAGGCTGGGGAACAGTTGAATCAAAAACGTCAGCAACGGGGAATGTTGCCCCGACCTGTCCGGGCTGTGGTGATTGGATTTCCCAATGTCGGTAAGTCGGCTTTGATTAATCGACTTTTGGGGCGGCGAGTGGTAGAAAGCGCTCGACGGGCTGGGGTGACTCGAAAGTTACAGTGGGTCAGGATTTCTAAGCAAATTGAATTGTTGGATGCGCCAGGGGTCATTCCTAGCCGTATTGAAAATCAACAGGATGCTCTCAAGTTGGCGATTTGTGAGGATATTGGTGAGGCGGGTTATGATAACCAACGGGTGGCCGCGGGTATGGTCGATTTGTTTCAAGATCTCCAAATTCACCATAAACTGACCGATCGCTATTCTCTGGCGATCGCTTCGGAAAATGGAGAGTCTTATCTACAAGCCTTGGCTGATCAACGCTTTCAAGGAGATTTGGAACGCACCGCACGACAACTACTTAATGATTTTCGCAAGGGCTTATTAGGCGCGATCGCTTTGGAAATTCCACCATCTTGA
- a CDS encoding MASE1 domain-containing protein — translation MLQFHNILRSKLGRYLTINMVALLVYLGLIWITIETLMLNAMEAILWPAAGWSLVVLIWWGGKCWPGIVLGALFSNYWLTGHYGYLGFIRTLGTLLEAGAGWWMLKRIGFSPALARLKDVLGLAILAGALSSLINSTITPIALLIAGEIKPDTLIDIWVTWWLGDTIGVLLLAPVLLTWAHRFRIKYQQTRDLQESTGNYWSWLLPESWEILKNPKQQLWLPKLFSYLEITIWFLLFSALNWFVFCSRTRVLTIHYPLEYLPFPLLVWASLRFGQRGTAIAHLLTATFAVWGVLRGSGPFMNNLNENPQVFSLQAFILVMTVTGLFLAGAVEERQTVEASLRSGEASLATAQRIAKLGHWELDIPQLTCTWSDQLYRIFGVNPQQVTPSIDSLMQYIHHQDRPRVENAISQAISEQIPYSIDYRIARPDGQERFVVEQAIVTPTHITSTVQDITERKRAEIALRASEERFSRVFKASPIGISITTVEEGRFVDVNDSFLQQLGWSREQVIDRTFEDLEMWDAEQINPILQRITNGDRLSNLTVQVRHKSGAIRDWLIAIEPIQLENTPCLLILASDITEHKQAEELRRAKEAAEQANQAKSLFLANMSHELRTPLNAILGYSELLQEDAEDLGQDDWVADLKNIHVAGQHLLTLISDILDFSKIEAGRMNFHLEKCQINTLLWEVETTIAPLADKNHNQFTLEVAPGLDLMYTDLTKVRQSLLNLLSNACKFTEQGQVTLRVWKQLIPATDLPDLPVYHSLESPEEELSEIPFIFFQVQDHGIGMNERQIATVFSPFTQADESTTRKYGGTGLGLSITHKLCQMMGGDLWVESELNKGSTFTMRLPQYMYQGQNQT, via the coding sequence ATGCTTCAGTTCCATAACATCCTCAGATCTAAACTGGGACGCTACCTAACTATCAATATGGTTGCGCTTCTGGTCTATCTGGGGCTAATCTGGATCACCATTGAGACTTTAATGCTCAATGCCATGGAAGCCATATTATGGCCAGCGGCGGGATGGTCTTTAGTGGTTTTAATCTGGTGGGGGGGTAAATGTTGGCCGGGAATTGTTCTCGGTGCTTTGTTTTCTAACTATTGGCTGACGGGTCACTACGGTTATCTGGGATTCATTAGGACTCTGGGAACCCTCCTAGAAGCTGGCGCGGGTTGGTGGATGTTAAAAAGGATCGGTTTCTCTCCGGCTTTAGCCCGCCTCAAGGATGTACTGGGACTAGCTATTCTAGCTGGAGCCCTCTCGAGTCTGATTAATTCTACTATTACTCCGATCGCATTATTAATCGCTGGAGAAATTAAACCCGATACATTAATCGATATTTGGGTAACATGGTGGCTGGGAGATACCATTGGCGTTCTGCTATTAGCCCCGGTACTTCTGACTTGGGCTCATCGATTTCGGATTAAATATCAACAGACCAGAGACTTGCAGGAGTCAACTGGCAATTATTGGAGTTGGCTATTACCAGAAAGCTGGGAAATTCTCAAAAACCCCAAGCAACAGCTATGGCTGCCTAAATTATTCAGCTATCTGGAAATAACCATCTGGTTCCTACTATTTTCGGCTTTGAATTGGTTTGTATTCTGTTCCAGAACCCGGGTTCTCACTATTCACTACCCCCTAGAGTACCTGCCATTTCCACTATTAGTCTGGGCTTCCCTGCGTTTTGGTCAGCGAGGAACTGCGATCGCTCACTTATTAACGGCAACATTTGCCGTCTGGGGTGTCCTACGGGGTAGTGGTCCTTTTATGAACAACCTTAACGAAAATCCCCAAGTCTTTTCTCTACAAGCCTTTATTTTGGTGATGACTGTCACCGGTTTATTTTTGGCGGGTGCGGTGGAAGAACGACAAACTGTAGAAGCCTCTCTACGTTCGGGGGAAGCTAGTTTAGCTACCGCTCAACGTATTGCTAAGTTAGGACACTGGGAATTAGATATCCCACAACTAACCTGTACTTGGTCTGATCAGTTGTACCGCATTTTTGGCGTTAATCCTCAGCAAGTGACTCCCAGCATTGATAGCTTGATGCAATATATCCATCATCAGGATCGCCCACGGGTGGAAAATGCTATTTCTCAAGCTATCTCAGAGCAAATTCCCTATTCTATAGATTATCGGATTGCACGCCCTGACGGTCAAGAACGATTTGTGGTTGAACAGGCGATCGTTACTCCTACCCATATTACTAGCACTGTTCAGGATATCACGGAACGCAAACGAGCCGAAATTGCTTTAAGAGCTAGTGAGGAAAGGTTTTCGCGGGTGTTTAAGGCTAGTCCCATTGGTATTAGTATTACTACTGTTGAAGAAGGCCGATTTGTGGATGTCAATGATAGTTTTCTTCAGCAATTGGGGTGGAGTCGAGAACAGGTCATTGACCGCACTTTTGAGGATTTGGAAATGTGGGATGCTGAACAGATTAACCCCATTTTACAAAGGATTACTAATGGCGATCGCCTCAGTAATTTAACCGTTCAAGTTCGCCATAAATCAGGAGCAATTCGAGATTGGTTAATCGCCATTGAACCTATCCAATTAGAAAATACTCCCTGTTTGCTTATTCTGGCTAGTGATATCACTGAACATAAGCAGGCTGAGGAACTCCGTAGAGCTAAAGAAGCTGCTGAACAGGCTAACCAAGCTAAAAGCCTATTTTTAGCTAACATGAGTCATGAACTTCGCACTCCCTTAAATGCTATTCTTGGCTACAGTGAATTACTACAAGAAGACGCTGAAGACCTCGGACAGGATGATTGGGTGGCAGACTTGAAAAATATCCACGTGGCTGGTCAACATCTCCTCACCTTAATTAGTGATATTCTAGATTTTTCTAAGATTGAAGCTGGCCGCATGAATTTTCACTTGGAAAAATGTCAAATTAATACCTTGCTTTGGGAAGTGGAAACTACTATAGCACCCTTGGCAGACAAAAATCATAATCAATTTACCCTAGAGGTTGCGCCCGGTCTTGACTTGATGTATACTGATTTAACCAAGGTGAGACAGTCACTGCTTAATCTGTTAAGTAATGCCTGTAAATTTACCGAACAAGGACAGGTGACTTTACGAGTATGGAAACAGTTAATTCCCGCCACAGATTTACCGGATTTACCCGTTTATCACTCCCTAGAATCTCCCGAAGAAGAACTCTCAGAAATTCCCTTTATCTTTTTTCAAGTTCAGGATCACGGAATTGGTATGAATGAGCGACAAATCGCCACGGTTTTTAGCCCCTTTACCCAAGCTGATGAAAGTACAACCCGTAAATATGGGGGGACTGGTTTAGGACTTTCTATCACCCATAAATTATGTCAGATGATGGGTGGTGACCTCTGGGTGGAAAGTGAGTTAAACAAAGGGTCAACCTTCACCATGCGATTACCTCAATATATGTATCAGGGACAAAATCAAACTTGA
- a CDS encoding phosphoglycerate kinase, translating into MAKKTVANLSASELSGKKVLVRADFNVPLDNGSISDDTRIRAALPTIQDLTSKGAKVILSSHFGRPQGQVVESMRLTPVAARLSELLGKTVKKCDDCIGEEVAVAVGAMSDGDVLLLENVRFHAAEEKNDPEFAKQLASVADLYVNDAFGTAHRAHASTEGVTKYLSPCVAGYLIEKELQFLQGAIESPQRPLAAIIGGSKVSSKIGVIEALLDKCDKLLLGGGMIFTFYKARGLSVGNSLVEEDKLELAKSLEAKAKEKGVTMLLPADVVLADKFAADADSQTVSVEAIPDGWMGLDIGPDSVKVFQEALGDCKTVLWNGPMGVFEFEKFAAGTRAIAQTLAELTSTGTTTIIGGGDSVAAVEQLNLGEKMSHISTGGGASLELLEGKQLPGIVALDDA; encoded by the coding sequence GTGGCTAAAAAAACTGTAGCAAATCTGTCAGCATCAGAACTATCCGGTAAGAAAGTGCTGGTGCGTGCTGACTTTAACGTACCCCTTGATAATGGCTCTATTAGTGATGATACCAGGATTCGGGCGGCTCTGCCTACCATTCAAGATCTGACCTCTAAAGGGGCTAAAGTGATTCTGAGCAGCCACTTTGGCCGTCCCCAAGGTCAAGTAGTTGAATCAATGCGCTTAACTCCTGTGGCGGCGCGTTTGTCGGAACTTTTGGGCAAAACCGTTAAGAAATGTGACGATTGCATTGGAGAGGAAGTCGCCGTAGCAGTGGGGGCCATGAGTGATGGCGATGTGCTGTTACTGGAAAATGTTCGCTTCCATGCAGCCGAAGAGAAAAATGATCCGGAATTTGCCAAGCAGTTGGCTTCGGTAGCGGATCTGTATGTAAATGATGCTTTTGGTACTGCACACCGCGCCCATGCTTCCACTGAAGGGGTGACTAAATATCTGAGTCCCTGTGTGGCGGGTTATTTGATTGAGAAGGAATTGCAGTTCCTCCAAGGGGCGATTGAAAGCCCTCAACGTCCCCTAGCAGCGATTATTGGTGGTTCTAAGGTATCTAGCAAAATTGGTGTCATTGAAGCGTTACTTGACAAATGCGACAAGTTGTTGCTGGGTGGCGGCATGATTTTCACATTCTACAAAGCCAGGGGGCTGAGTGTGGGTAATTCCCTGGTGGAAGAAGATAAGCTGGAGTTGGCTAAGTCCCTGGAAGCGAAGGCGAAAGAAAAAGGGGTAACTATGTTGTTACCTGCAGATGTGGTTTTGGCTGATAAGTTTGCGGCTGATGCTGATTCTCAAACTGTTAGCGTTGAAGCAATTCCTGATGGTTGGATGGGATTGGATATTGGCCCTGATTCGGTTAAGGTTTTCCAAGAAGCCTTGGGAGACTGCAAAACTGTCCTCTGGAATGGTCCTATGGGAGTGTTTGAGTTTGAGAAGTTTGCGGCGGGTACTCGGGCGATCGCTCAAACTTTGGCAGAACTAACCAGCACCGGTACTACTACAATTATCGGTGGCGGCGACTCGGTGGCGGCTGTGGAACAATTGAATTTGGGTGAAAAGATGAGCCACATTTCTACAGGTGGTGGGGCTAGTCTGGAACTCCTCGAAGGGAAGCAACTTCCCGGTATTGTGGCTTTAGATGATGCCTAA
- a CDS encoding universal stress protein yields the protein MFKTVLFAIDQSREAREAAERVINIVQTYQSNLYLLAVVEPKEPDGEPPHSEPMTSPDTVSQLLQEAHGIFSKLGIDAKLIEREGKPAFTICDVADEIDADLIVMGSRGTGLTEEGVADSITNRVINLSPCPVLVVP from the coding sequence ATGTTTAAGACCGTTTTATTTGCTATAGATCAAAGTCGGGAAGCCCGCGAGGCGGCTGAAAGGGTCATTAATATTGTCCAAACCTATCAGTCTAACCTCTATCTTCTCGCTGTTGTTGAACCAAAAGAACCAGACGGGGAACCTCCCCATTCTGAACCGATGACTTCCCCTGATACGGTGAGCCAACTTTTACAGGAGGCTCATGGTATCTTCTCTAAGCTAGGGATTGATGCCAAACTCATTGAACGTGAAGGTAAACCTGCTTTTACTATCTGTGATGTGGCTGATGAGATTGATGCTGATCTGATTGTGATGGGTAGTCGCGGCACTGGACTTACAGAAGAAGGTGTTGCTGACAGTATCACTAACCGTGTGATTAATCTCTCTCCCTGTCCTGTCTTAGTTGTTCCTTAA
- the folD gene encoding bifunctional methylenetetrahydrofolate dehydrogenase/methenyltetrahydrofolate cyclohydrolase FolD, with the protein MANLLDGKTTAQKIQSQLREKIKTLEPQRGRPPGLAVLMVGDNPASAVYVRNKEKSCERVGIASFGQHFPADTSQEELKEAIANLNEDDRVDGILVQLPLPEHLDAVSLLYEIAPHKDADGLHPMNLGGLVRGEKGLRSCTPAGVMRLLEEYQIPLAGKRAVVLGRSILVGKPMALMLLEANCTVTVAHSRTENLEAIASEADILIAAVGRPEMVGANCIKPGAVVIDVGINRLEDANGKSRLVGDVDFQAAEPIAGYITPVPGGIGPMTVAMLLQNTVESYQKRI; encoded by the coding sequence ATGGCTAATTTATTAGACGGTAAGACAACAGCCCAAAAAATTCAATCGCAATTGAGGGAAAAAATTAAAACCCTAGAACCGCAAAGGGGACGACCTCCAGGTTTAGCAGTGTTAATGGTAGGAGATAACCCCGCCAGCGCCGTTTATGTCCGCAACAAAGAGAAATCCTGTGAACGGGTAGGAATAGCATCGTTTGGTCAACATTTCCCGGCTGATACAAGCCAGGAAGAACTTAAAGAGGCGATCGCCAATTTAAACGAAGATGATCGGGTTGATGGTATTCTAGTACAACTGCCGTTACCAGAACACCTAGACGCTGTGAGTTTGCTGTATGAGATAGCGCCGCACAAAGACGCAGACGGGTTGCACCCCATGAACTTAGGGGGATTAGTAAGAGGGGAAAAGGGGTTACGCAGTTGTACTCCAGCGGGGGTAATGCGTCTATTAGAAGAATATCAAATCCCATTAGCGGGAAAACGAGCGGTAGTGCTAGGACGGAGTATCTTAGTGGGGAAACCCATGGCTTTGATGTTACTAGAGGCTAATTGTACAGTAACTGTAGCCCACTCTCGGACGGAAAACCTAGAAGCGATCGCATCGGAAGCTGATATTCTGATCGCGGCGGTAGGTCGTCCCGAGATGGTGGGAGCGAATTGTATCAAACCGGGGGCGGTAGTGATTGATGTGGGAATTAACCGCTTAGAAGATGCTAACGGAAAATCGCGGTTAGTAGGAGATGTAGACTTCCAGGCGGCTGAACCCATAGCAGGATATATTACCCCTGTACCGGGTGGTATCGGTCCGATGACTGTGGCTATGCTGTTACAGAATACGGTGGAAAGTTATCAAAAACGCATCTGA
- the crtE gene encoding geranylgeranyl diphosphate synthase CrtE has protein sequence MTDINTDGMVVTENMDLSGSDRPFDLSTYLSQKKELVEAALDAAIAVTYPEKIYESMRYSLMAGGKRLRPILCLATCELLGGTVEMAMPTACALEMIHTMSLIHDDLPAMDNDDYRRGKLTNHKVYGEDIAILAGDGLLSYAFEFVATQTQGVPPERVLQVIGRLGRAVGATGLVGGQVVDLASEGLSDISEETLTFIHTHKTGALLEACVVCGAILAGANETDLERLSRYAKNIGLAFQIVDDILDITVPSSELGKTAGKDLEAQKATYPSLWGLEKSRAKAQQLVEEAKAELQAFGNGGCALAAIADFITYRSH, from the coding sequence ATGACAGATATCAACACCGACGGTATGGTAGTCACAGAAAACATGGATTTATCCGGGTCAGACAGACCATTTGACCTATCGACTTATCTTAGCCAAAAAAAGGAATTAGTGGAAGCGGCGCTAGATGCTGCTATTGCTGTCACCTACCCCGAAAAAATTTATGAGTCGATGCGCTATTCCCTCATGGCTGGGGGAAAACGGCTGCGACCTATTTTATGTTTAGCTACCTGTGAACTGCTTGGGGGTACAGTGGAAATGGCAATGCCGACAGCCTGCGCCCTAGAGATGATTCATACGATGTCTTTAATTCACGATGATCTACCAGCAATGGATAATGATGATTATCGGCGTGGGAAATTGACTAACCACAAGGTCTATGGCGAGGATATTGCTATTTTAGCGGGAGATGGATTGCTAAGTTATGCTTTTGAGTTCGTGGCTACCCAAACTCAAGGTGTACCCCCGGAAAGAGTCCTACAGGTAATCGGTCGCCTGGGTCGTGCGGTGGGGGCGACTGGATTGGTGGGCGGTCAGGTGGTAGATTTAGCATCGGAGGGTTTATCAGATATATCTGAGGAAACTCTAACTTTTATCCATACCCACAAAACTGGGGCTTTATTAGAAGCCTGTGTGGTCTGTGGTGCGATTTTGGCGGGTGCTAATGAAACTGACCTGGAGAGACTCTCTCGCTATGCTAAAAATATTGGCTTGGCGTTTCAAATTGTCGATGATATTCTCGATATTACCGTACCCTCGTCGGAGTTGGGTAAAACCGCAGGCAAGGATCTGGAAGCTCAAAAGGCTACCTATCCTAGTTTATGGGGCTTGGAAAAGTCACGGGCGAAAGCTCAACAACTGGTGGAGGAGGCTAAGGCTGAATTACAGGCTTTTGGAAACGGTGGTTGCGCTCTGGCGGCGATCGCTGATTTTATTACCTATCGCAGTCACTAA
- a CDS encoding divergent PAP2 family protein: MQEFGHILDNRVLLVALFACLFAQASKLAIELIQHGKINLRVLVTTGGMPSSHSAFVGALAASVGQVIGWGSPEFAIAVVFAIIVMYDAAGVRQAAGKQARILNQIMDELFQEHPQFNEDRLKELLGHTPFQVIVGLSLGIAIAALAELTY; encoded by the coding sequence ATGCAAGAATTTGGTCACATATTGGACAACCGGGTGCTGTTAGTGGCACTGTTTGCTTGTCTGTTCGCCCAAGCGTCTAAACTGGCGATCGAATTGATACAGCATGGAAAAATTAATCTGCGGGTTCTGGTGACTACTGGGGGAATGCCTAGTTCTCACTCAGCCTTTGTGGGTGCTTTAGCCGCCAGTGTTGGTCAGGTGATCGGGTGGGGTAGCCCGGAGTTTGCGATCGCTGTGGTATTTGCTATTATTGTTATGTATGATGCGGCGGGTGTCCGACAAGCAGCAGGGAAACAGGCTCGCATTCTTAATCAGATTATGGACGAGTTATTCCAAGAGCATCCCCAATTTAATGAGGACCGCCTCAAGGAATTACTCGGACATACCCCCTTTCAGGTGATTGTGGGCTTGAGTTTGGGAATAGCGATCGCAGCTTTAGCAGAACTTACCTATTAG